One segment of Ipomoea triloba cultivar NCNSP0323 chromosome 12, ASM357664v1 DNA contains the following:
- the LOC115999250 gene encoding bifunctional aspartate aminotransferase and glutamate/aspartate-prephenate aminotransferase, with protein sequence MATASHSLQFFGSSSPGVAPRPATTCPDSQSFRSLSFSSRLNSITLRSLEPKKQTYPSRVNQVARVRCSMEVDISLSPRVNAVKPSKTVAITDQATALALAGVPVIRLAAGEPDFDTPAPIAEAGINAIREGYTRYTPNAGTMEIRQAICHKLKEENGLTYTPDQILVSNGAKQSILQAVLAVCSPGDEVLIPAPFWVSYPEMARLADANPVILPTSISENFIMDPKLLESKLTEKSRLLILCSPSNPTGSVYPRKVLEDIAKIVAKHPRLLVLSDEIYEHIIYAPATHTSFASLPGMWERTLTVNGFSKAFAMTGWRLGYIAGPKHFVAACNKIQSQSTSGASSISQKAGVAALGLGYAGGEAVATMVKAFRERRDFLVKSFGEMEGVKISEPQGAFYLFIDFSSYYGVEVAGFGAVTDSESLCRYLLDKAQVALVPGDAFGDDTCIRISYAASLSTLQAAVERIRKALLTIRPAVPV encoded by the exons ATGGCCACGGCTTCGCATTCTCTGCAAttttttggctcttcatctccCGGTGTTGCGCCCAGGCCAGCTACAACTTGCCCGGATTCTCAGAGCTTCAGATCACTCTCTTTCTCTTCCCGGCTAAACTCGATTACCCTCAG ATCTTTGGAGCCAAAGAAGCAAACGTATCCAAGTAGAGTAAATCAGGTTGCTAGAGTTCGCTGCAGTATGGAGGTTGATATCTCTCTAAGCCCGAGAGTGAATGCAGTGAAGCCGTCAAAAACTGTGGCTATAACCGATCAAGCAACTGCTCTAGCACTGGCTGGAGTTCCCGTTATTAGATTAGCGGCTGGGGAACCCGATTTTGATACTCCTGCTCCGATAGCAGAG GCTGGTATCAATGCGATTCGTGAAGGATATACTAGGTATACCCCAAATGCAGGCACTATGGAAATTCGTCAAGCTATTTGTCATAAGTTGAAAG AGGAGAATGGGCTAACTTATACCCCCGATCAGATTTTGGTGAGTAATGGGGCAAAGCAAAGCATTCTTCAGGCAGTCCTCGCAGTTTGTTCTCCTGGAGATGAG GTTCTGATTCCGGCTCCCTTCTGGGTTAGCTACCCGGAAATGGCGAGATTGGCAGATGCAAACCCCGTGATTCTTCCTACCAGCATATCGGAGAATTTTATCATGGATCCGAAGCTCCTCGAATCTAAACTCACGGAAAAGTCGAGACTGTTGATTCTTTGTTCTCCGTCGAATCCAACTGGATCTGTCTACCCTAGGAAAGTACTCGAGGACATTGCTAAGATTGTAGCAAAACATCCAAGACTTTTG GTGCTTTCTGATGAAATTTATGAGCACATTATTTATGCACCCGCAACTCATACAAGCTTTGCGTCTTTGCCTGGAATGTGGGAGAGGACTCTCACCGTAAATGGATTTTCTAAG GCCTTCGCAATGACTGGTTGGAGACTTGGGTATATTGCCGGTCCTAAACATTTTGTTGCTGCATGCAATAAAATCCAGAGCCAG tccacTTCAGGTGCCAGCAGTATTTCACAAAAAGCGGGTGTTGCTGCTTTAGGGCTGGGGTACGCTGGTGGAGAAGCAGTTGCAACGATGGTAAAGGCCTTCCGTGAGCGACGAGATTTTCTGGTCAAAAGTTTCGGGGAAATGGAAGGCGTCAAGATTTCAGAACCTCAG GGAGCCTTCTATCTGTTTATTGACTTCAGCTCTTACTATGGAGTAGAGGTCGCTGGATTTGGTGCCGTGACTGATTCAGAGTCCCTATGTCGGTATTTGCTGGATAAAGCTCAA
- the LOC115998360 gene encoding photosynthetic NDH subunit of lumenal location 4, chloroplastic: MAVSTLPLAAPKLQPFTPKSTISPPFRVTASLQPSPNATAYSKRQILQLGVGLFAASMVASTPLEADATRIEYYATTADPPCDFTFAPSGLGYCDITVGSGQEAPYNTLINIHYTARFSDGVVFDSSYKRGRPLTMRLGMGKVIKGLDQGILGGEGVPPMQIGGKRKLQIPPHLAYGPEAAGCFQGDCNIPPNATLTYDINFVEVYKGNRK, translated from the exons ATGGCCGTTTCTACATTACCACTCGCTGCACCAAAGCTTCAACCTTTCACTCCCAAATCCACCATTTCCCCACCTTTCAGAGTCACTGCTTCACTGCAACCATCTCCCAATGCCACTGCATATAGCAAGAGGCAAATTCTGCAACTGGGTGTTGGCCTCTTCGCTGCATCAATGGTAGCCTCTACTCCTCTTGAAGCCGACGCCACTAGAATTGAGTACTACGCCACCACCGCTGACCCCCCTTGTGACTTCACCTTTGCCCCTTCTGGACTTGGCTACTGTGATATCACGGTTGGGTCTGGCCAGGAAGCTCCCTACAATACGCTTATCAAT ATTCACTATACTGCAAGGTTCAGTGATGGGGTAGTTTTTGACAGCAGCTACAAACGTGGTAGACCACTCACTATGCGGTTAGGCATGGGAAAG GTGATCAAAGGACTAGATCAAGGAATTTTGGGAGGTGAAGGAGTACCTCCAATGCAAATTG GTGGAAAACGCAAGTTACAGATCCCTCCACATTTGGCGTATGGACCTGAAGCTGCTGGCTGCTTTCAAG GGGATTGCAATATACCTCCAAATGCCACTCTCACATATGACATCAATTTTGTAGAGGTCTACAAGGGAAACCGGAAGTGA
- the LOC115999005 gene encoding aspartic proteinase-like protein 1 isoform X2 yields MSLDGYITHGLISELHMFRFSSQWMLEVIYFGFRVIAYNALLYQQVTIAVWCSLVFGASIMQDKDLNEYDPSGSNSSKYLSCSHQLCEKSSTCKSSKQPCPYTVNYYSDATSTSGLLVEDIIHLTSNKNNVSNNSLRAAIILGCGSKQSGSYLNGVAPDGLMGLGPGEISVPSRLAKAGLTRNSFSLCFKEDDSGRIFFGDQGISNQQTTPFLLSDGKYVTYVVGVEMCCVDSTCLQQTSFKALVDSGTSFTFLPNEIYDKVVQEFNRQVNAAKTRFDGYPWEYCYKSSSKGLPKVPLLALNFGLNNSFVVQDPIVAIYGTQGLAGFCLAVQPIRGDIGIIGQNFMTGYRMVFDRENQKMGWSRSDCHDFADDTESASSGRLPNPLPAIEQANASGNHGVAPAAVGGSTPSKANAMIKYQLFLANFFLFSVLSSHNPFRTLLLMF; encoded by the exons ATGAGTTTGGATG GTTACATTACACATGGATTGATATCGGAACTCCACATGTTTCGTTTCTCGTCGCAGTGGATGCTGGAAGTGATCTACTTTGGCTTCCGTGTGATTGCATACAATGCGCTCCTTTATCAGCAAGTTACTATAGCAGTCTG GTGCTCCCTCGTATTTGGGGCATCTATTATGCAGGATAAGGATCTAAATGAATACGATCCCTCGGGATCGAACAGCAGCAAGTACCTGTCGTGCAGCCACCAATTATGCGAAAAGAGTTCTACCTGCAAAAGCTCTAAACAACCGTGCCCGTATACTGTTAACTACTATTCAGATGCAACATCGACGTCTGGATTACTGGTTGAAGATATAATCCATCTAACATCAAACAAGAATAATGTATCAAACAATTCCCTTCGTGCTGCTATCATTTTAGG ATGTGGTAGTAAGCAAAGCGGCAGTTACTTGAATGGCGTTGCGCCTGATGGTCTGATGGGTTTGGGCCCGGGAGAAATTTCAGTTCCAAGTCGTCTTGCCAAAGCAGGGTTAACCCGGAATTCATTTTCTCTATGTTTCAAAGAAGACGATTCTGGAAGGATATTTTTCGGGGACCAAGGGATATCCAACCAGCAAACTACTCCCTTTCTGCTTTCGGATGGAAAATA TGTAACATATGTTGTTGGTGTGGAGATGTGTTGCGTTGACAGCACCTGTCTACAGCAGACGAGTTTTAAAGCGCTGGTAGATAGCGGTACTTCGTTTACGTTTCTTCCAAATGAAATATATGACAAAGTTGTACAAGAG TTTAACAGACAAGTAAATGCTGCCAAAACTAGATTTGACGGCTATCCTTGGGAATATTGCTACAAATCCAG TTCAAAAGGTTTGCCAAAGGTGCCGTTACTGGCTCTTAATTTTGGGTTGAACAACAGTTTTGTAGTCCAAGATCCCATCGTTGCAATTTATGGCACTCAG GGTTTAGCTGGGTTTTGTTTAGCTGTGCAACCCATCAGAGGAGATATTGGAATAATTGGGC AAAACTTCATGACTGGATATCGAATGGTATTCGATAGAGAAAATCAGAAAATGGGCTGGTCACGTTCAGACT GTCACGACTTCGCTGATGATACAGAGAGCGCTTCCAGTGGCCGCTTGCCTAACCCGTTGCCTGCAATCGAGCAAGCAAATGCATCGGGTAATCATGGAGTTGCTCCTGCAGCTGTTGGGGGAAGTACACCTTCAAAAGCTAATGCCATGATCAAATACCAACTTTTTCTGgcaaattttttccttttttcagtGCTTTCTTCACACAATCCTTTTAGGACGCTTTTGTTAATGTTCTAG
- the LOC115998512 gene encoding heavy metal-associated isoprenylated plant protein 23, whose protein sequence is MGLGGTLEYISDMMSSSHSHKHKKKKKQLQTVELKVRMDCDGCELKVKKALSSLSGVKTVDINRKQQKVTVTGYVEANKVLKKAKSTGKKAEIWPYVPYNLVAQPYAAQAYDKKAPPGYVRRVDNPTTGTATRFDDPYVTIFSDENPNACSVM, encoded by the exons ATGGGTCTTGGAGGAACACTGGAGTACATTTCTGATATGATGAGCAGCAGCCATAGCCACAAacacaagaagaagaagaagcaattgCAGACTGTGGAGCTCAAAGTCAGAATGGACTGTGATGGGTGTGAGCTTAAAGTCAAGAAAGCTTTGTCTTCTTTAAGTG gagTGAAAACAGTAGATATAAACAGGAAGCAGCAGAAGGTGACGGTAACAGGCTATGTAGAGGCAAACAAGGTGTTAAAGAAGGCCAAGTCCACCGGGAAGAAGGCGGAGATATGGCCGTATGTGCCGTATAACTTGGTGGCTCAGCCGTACGCCGCTCAGGCTTACGACAAGAAGGCGCCGCCGGGGTATGTCAGGAGGGTTGACAACCCGACCACGGGCACCGCCACCAGGTTCGACGACCCCTACGTCACCATCTTCAGCGACGAAAATCCTAATGCCTGCTCTGTCATGTAA
- the LOC115999005 gene encoding aspartic proteinase-like protein 1 isoform X1, with amino-acid sequence MAMRLAAVVAVVYVMLIEYSATAMYSSRLVHRFSDEVRKHKESRNGAWPERRSLGYYRSLISSDARRQKMKLGPKFQLVFPSQGSKTLPLGNEFGWLHYTWIDIGTPHVSFLVAVDAGSDLLWLPCDCIQCAPLSASYYSSLDKDLNEYDPSGSNSSKYLSCSHQLCEKSSTCKSSKQPCPYTVNYYSDATSTSGLLVEDIIHLTSNKNNVSNNSLRAAIILGCGSKQSGSYLNGVAPDGLMGLGPGEISVPSRLAKAGLTRNSFSLCFKEDDSGRIFFGDQGISNQQTTPFLLSDGKYVTYVVGVEMCCVDSTCLQQTSFKALVDSGTSFTFLPNEIYDKVVQEFNRQVNAAKTRFDGYPWEYCYKSSSKGLPKVPLLALNFGLNNSFVVQDPIVAIYGTQGLAGFCLAVQPIRGDIGIIGQNFMTGYRMVFDRENQKMGWSRSDCHDFADDTESASSGRLPNPLPAIEQANASGNHGVAPAAVGGSTPSKANAMIKYQLFLANFFLFSVLSSHNPFRTLLLMF; translated from the exons ATGGCGATGCGCCTCGCGGCTGTTGTGGCGGTGGTCTATGTTATGCTGATTGAGTACAGTGCGACGGCGATGTACTCGTCGCGGCTAGTCCACAGATTCTCCGACGAGGTGAGGAAGCATAAGGAGTCGAGAAACGGAGCGTGGCCGGAGCGTAGGAGCTTGGGGTACTACCGGAGTCTGATCAGCAGCGACGCACGGCGGCAGAAGATGAAGCTCGGCCCTAAGTTCCAGCTTGTGTTCCCTTCTCAAGGAAGCAAAACTTTGCCTCTTGGAAATGAGTTTGGATG GTTACATTACACATGGATTGATATCGGAACTCCACATGTTTCGTTTCTCGTCGCAGTGGATGCTGGAAGTGATCTACTTTGGCTTCCGTGTGATTGCATACAATGCGCTCCTTTATCAGCAAGTTACTATAGCAGTCTG GATAAGGATCTAAATGAATACGATCCCTCGGGATCGAACAGCAGCAAGTACCTGTCGTGCAGCCACCAATTATGCGAAAAGAGTTCTACCTGCAAAAGCTCTAAACAACCGTGCCCGTATACTGTTAACTACTATTCAGATGCAACATCGACGTCTGGATTACTGGTTGAAGATATAATCCATCTAACATCAAACAAGAATAATGTATCAAACAATTCCCTTCGTGCTGCTATCATTTTAGG ATGTGGTAGTAAGCAAAGCGGCAGTTACTTGAATGGCGTTGCGCCTGATGGTCTGATGGGTTTGGGCCCGGGAGAAATTTCAGTTCCAAGTCGTCTTGCCAAAGCAGGGTTAACCCGGAATTCATTTTCTCTATGTTTCAAAGAAGACGATTCTGGAAGGATATTTTTCGGGGACCAAGGGATATCCAACCAGCAAACTACTCCCTTTCTGCTTTCGGATGGAAAATA TGTAACATATGTTGTTGGTGTGGAGATGTGTTGCGTTGACAGCACCTGTCTACAGCAGACGAGTTTTAAAGCGCTGGTAGATAGCGGTACTTCGTTTACGTTTCTTCCAAATGAAATATATGACAAAGTTGTACAAGAG TTTAACAGACAAGTAAATGCTGCCAAAACTAGATTTGACGGCTATCCTTGGGAATATTGCTACAAATCCAG TTCAAAAGGTTTGCCAAAGGTGCCGTTACTGGCTCTTAATTTTGGGTTGAACAACAGTTTTGTAGTCCAAGATCCCATCGTTGCAATTTATGGCACTCAG GGTTTAGCTGGGTTTTGTTTAGCTGTGCAACCCATCAGAGGAGATATTGGAATAATTGGGC AAAACTTCATGACTGGATATCGAATGGTATTCGATAGAGAAAATCAGAAAATGGGCTGGTCACGTTCAGACT GTCACGACTTCGCTGATGATACAGAGAGCGCTTCCAGTGGCCGCTTGCCTAACCCGTTGCCTGCAATCGAGCAAGCAAATGCATCGGGTAATCATGGAGTTGCTCCTGCAGCTGTTGGGGGAAGTACACCTTCAAAAGCTAATGCCATGATCAAATACCAACTTTTTCTGgcaaattttttccttttttcagtGCTTTCTTCACACAATCCTTTTAGGACGCTTTTGTTAATGTTCTAG